One window from the genome of Halococcus saccharolyticus DSM 5350 encodes:
- a CDS encoding CDP-2,3-bis-(O-geranylgeranyl)-sn-glycerol synthase: MDPVAVVAVAFWAMLPAYVPNNAAVLVGGGRPIDAGRTWRGARVLGDGKTWRGTAAGALAGIALALVLNAIEPPVSAATGLPLPEFPPIVMVTLPIGAMVGDAAASFLKRRTGRERGAAFPGVDQFDFVLGALLLTALGAFEWLTATFTLPVLAVVLVVTPLLHVGTNVVAYQVGLKSEPW, encoded by the coding sequence ACGTTCCGAACAACGCCGCCGTCCTCGTCGGCGGCGGTCGCCCCATCGACGCCGGGCGAACGTGGCGCGGCGCGCGCGTGCTCGGCGACGGCAAAACGTGGCGCGGGACCGCCGCGGGCGCGCTCGCGGGGATCGCGCTCGCGCTCGTGCTGAACGCCATCGAACCCCCGGTCTCGGCGGCGACTGGCCTCCCGCTCCCGGAGTTCCCACCTATCGTGATGGTCACACTACCGATTGGCGCGATGGTCGGCGACGCAGCCGCTTCCTTCCTCAAGCGTCGCACCGGCCGGGAGCGCGGCGCGGCCTTCCCTGGCGTCGACCAGTTCGATTTCGTCCTCGGCGCACTCCTCCTGACCGCTCTCGGCGCGTTCGAGTGGCTCACCGCAACGTTCACGCTGCCCGTTCTCGCGGTCGTTCTCGTCGTCACCCCGCTGCTCCACGTCGGCACTAACGTGGTCGCCTATCAAGTGGGACTGAAAAGCGAGCCGTGGTAG